The following coding sequences lie in one Hyphomicrobiales bacterium genomic window:
- a CDS encoding HNH endonuclease signature motif containing protein: MAKKENRGRYRGSPRDRGYDSKWDKLSVVFRRRNPFCKWCAEQDRISLTAVVDHILPVVDRPDLKYEWSNLLPLCHHHHGTKASMEIYARENGLIEMLPEWCANPESRPARCRIFTGGTG; this comes from the coding sequence GTGGCGAAGAAGGAAAATCGCGGCCGCTACCGGGGATCCCCGCGGGATAGGGGCTACGATTCGAAGTGGGATAAGCTGTCGGTAGTTTTCAGGCGTCGGAACCCCTTTTGCAAATGGTGCGCCGAGCAGGACCGGATTTCCCTGACGGCGGTCGTCGACCACATCCTGCCGGTGGTCGACCGGCCGGACCTGAAATACGAATGGTCGAATTTGCTTCCCTTATGTCATCACCATCACGGCACCAAGGCGAGCATGGAGATCTACGCCCGGGAGAACGGGCTGATCGAGATGCTGCCGGAGTGGTGCGCCAATCCGGAGAGCCGCCCGGCGCGCTGCCGGATCTTCACAGGCGGCACCGGGTGA